One Pararhizobium sp. IMCC3301 DNA segment encodes these proteins:
- a CDS encoding ATP-binding protein, whose amino-acid sequence MSKNLEKDIDDQYLDALELSRTPNFEELEPNLETDRISFIARKNEDIIFTAKIIKRFTQLSPNQVLLISASPGVGKSTFIRFLASQLSKSYYISLFDYSPAFEYNFNIDLTNHHIMRFASHLEKSIVYGLRENRSEQASKLNISQNINNYFEIDDYVIDVLSNLIVRDIDEYIYIFIDNIDFIDAAEQFRIIRIVGALSQKNRKVIFIVCGRPFVTMMARVNPRQFFGTTTHLLHHLPYLSIKDVIVGRFLPVSNDPDVAGKFLDDDAFDLLDNFIDGNIALGLKILADLFIKRPFMRPVEIPTSNKNDLIQVMIGEQLLSAKKDDHQGGNFGFVCDIFARTKAADRIPIVYFILSKLNRPVPIDDQVLSQWNSEIRRIDSQSPVYTNREFREIIETLRGMRLIRRTGIDQSNNINSKISKSNRSEVFFDCSYCITRTGVTTIILSKSTIYEDMASLSHYPTGYRDYIKRDDTVFNIPEQSKPWEFTETQ is encoded by the coding sequence ATGTCTAAAAATTTAGAAAAGGACATAGACGATCAGTACCTTGACGCGTTAGAATTGTCTAGGACTCCTAATTTCGAAGAACTTGAACCCAATCTTGAAACAGATAGAATCAGCTTTATAGCAAGAAAAAATGAAGATATAATATTTACAGCGAAAATTATAAAAAGATTTACACAGCTATCCCCAAATCAAGTTCTTTTAATTTCTGCTTCACCTGGTGTGGGAAAGTCTACATTTATTAGATTTCTTGCATCCCAATTAAGTAAATCATATTATATATCTTTATTCGATTATAGTCCAGCATTTGAATATAATTTCAATATTGATCTTACGAACCATCACATAATGAGATTTGCATCTCATTTGGAAAAATCTATAGTTTACGGGTTGAGAGAAAATCGTTCCGAGCAGGCGAGTAAATTGAATATCAGCCAAAATATTAATAATTATTTTGAGATTGATGACTATGTAATTGATGTTTTGTCTAATCTAATAGTTCGAGATATCGATGAGTACATATACATATTCATCGATAATATAGATTTCATAGACGCAGCAGAACAATTCCGGATCATAAGAATTGTCGGTGCCCTCAGTCAGAAAAATCGGAAGGTAATATTCATAGTTTGTGGCCGACCGTTCGTTACGATGATGGCTAGAGTTAACCCGCGACAGTTTTTCGGTACGACCACTCATCTGCTGCATCATTTACCTTACTTGTCGATTAAGGATGTGATTGTCGGCAGGTTTTTGCCTGTTTCCAATGACCCAGACGTCGCAGGAAAGTTTCTTGATGACGATGCATTCGATCTACTGGATAATTTTATCGATGGTAATATCGCGTTGGGATTGAAAATATTGGCCGATCTATTCATTAAAAGGCCCTTCATGAGGCCGGTCGAAATACCGACTTCGAATAAGAATGACCTGATACAGGTTATGATCGGCGAACAATTACTCTCTGCCAAGAAGGATGACCATCAAGGCGGTAACTTCGGATTCGTATGTGATATATTTGCTCGAACAAAGGCTGCGGACCGAATTCCGATAGTCTATTTTATCCTTAGCAAGCTCAATCGGCCAGTTCCAATCGATGACCAGGTATTATCCCAGTGGAATTCAGAAATTAGGCGAATTGATTCACAATCTCCAGTATATACAAATCGCGAATTTAGGGAAATAATTGAGACGTTGCGCGGGATGCGTCTTATTCGAAGGACTGGAATTGACCAGAGTAACAATATTAATTCAAAAATTTCCAAATCGAACCGCTCAGAGGTGTTTTTTGACTGCAGTTATTGTATTACTCGAACGGGAGTCACAACGATAATTTTGTCAAAAAGCACCATTTATGAAGATATGGCCAGTCTTTCGCACTATCCAACTGGCTATAGAGATTACATTAAGCGAGATGATACAGTATTTAATATTCCTGAGCAAAGCAAGCCGTGGGAATTCACAGAAACTCAATGA
- a CDS encoding AAA family ATPase: MILKGNERGGAVQLARHLLNTRENEHVRVHEISGFVSDDLTEALTEAYAVSRGTKCRNFMFSLVLSPPETENVSVEAFEQAIAGIEAKLGLTGQPRAIIFHEKKGRRHAHCVWSRIDIVRMRALNVSLYKRKLQELSRELFLEHGWQMPRGLMNSEERDQLNYSQVEHHQAKRVQRDPKELKSLLLGCWAGSDSKAAFATALSEHGLTLAKGDRRGFVAVDGQGEVYSLSRWLGVKTKELRARLGDIDKLPSVDDVQLHITERFADKVGAPFDAAFAEAETLFQITTDAAESKRRVLVGGHRQARLALEAAQEALRIEVVKSRVSLLPTGVKALWARLSGRYDIMRAEHTQAAEADKIRDQAELQKLIEWQLGERRGLEEEFCTLKEQHAVRLAKLHRENAFDLNEQVLGVDLLADPAQALLLPEEDQLYTAQQVRQSPIKILDIITDKKSEFNRRDILRGLANYIDDPLALRTASDAVLRSKELVEIKSDPLPIYSTREMEGLKSGLTHDTKSMVDENTHGVKPAHTHDAIKRQNAILQKLHGASLSDEQHAAIIHILNPERISAAIGLAGTGKSTMLAAAHEAWAKQGYQVFGAALSGKAADGLQNASGIISRTLASMEMSWKNGYNQLKPGDVLVIDEAGMIGTHQMNRIVEHTKKYGAKLVLVGDPEQLQPINAGTPFKDIAENIGAAKLTEIRRQKSDWQRQASLDLATGNTGKAIDAYQKHGAVKTTKSQDDAIAALVQDYMVDIETRGDNASRLAFAHRRKDVHAINQAVRMARKSSGELVDEHYFKTTHGKRAFAPNDRIIFTKNDTDLGVKNGALATIEKVTKDKIFVTLDGSSNGKPRRLTFSPNQYASIDHGYATTIHKSQGATVDRSLVLSSRTLDKHLTYVALTRHKHETRIYGDGDNMPRMKREQRPDRGGILRLDR; the protein is encoded by the coding sequence TTGATTTTAAAGGGCAATGAACGTGGTGGTGCTGTGCAATTGGCGCGGCATCTTTTGAACACGCGTGAGAATGAGCATGTCCGCGTGCATGAAATTTCTGGATTTGTATCTGATGATCTGACGGAAGCTTTAACAGAAGCCTATGCGGTGAGCCGAGGGACGAAGTGCAGGAATTTCATGTTCTCGCTGGTCTTAAGTCCGCCGGAAACGGAGAATGTTTCTGTCGAAGCATTTGAGCAAGCCATTGCCGGAATTGAAGCGAAACTTGGATTAACCGGCCAACCCCGAGCAATTATCTTTCACGAGAAGAAAGGCAGACGGCACGCGCATTGTGTGTGGTCACGCATTGATATTGTCCGTATGCGCGCGCTGAATGTCTCGCTTTACAAGCGAAAATTACAAGAGCTATCGCGGGAGCTATTCCTTGAACATGGTTGGCAAATGCCACGCGGTTTGATGAACAGTGAGGAACGCGACCAACTCAATTACTCACAAGTAGAACACCATCAAGCAAAAAGGGTTCAACGTGACCCGAAGGAATTAAAAAGCCTTTTGCTGGGTTGCTGGGCAGGCTCTGATTCAAAGGCCGCCTTTGCCACTGCCTTGTCTGAACACGGCTTGACGCTCGCCAAGGGTGACAGGCGCGGCTTTGTTGCGGTTGATGGTCAGGGTGAAGTCTATTCGCTGTCGCGCTGGCTTGGCGTGAAGACCAAAGAATTACGCGCGCGCCTTGGTGACATTGACAAGCTGCCTTCTGTTGATGATGTCCAATTGCATATCACAGAACGCTTTGCTGATAAGGTGGGCGCTCCGTTTGATGCCGCCTTTGCAGAAGCAGAAACACTCTTTCAGATAACAACTGATGCCGCTGAATCAAAACGTCGCGTTCTTGTCGGTGGTCATAGACAAGCGCGTCTAGCATTGGAGGCAGCACAAGAGGCGCTCAGGATTGAAGTCGTTAAATCCCGCGTCTCGCTTTTGCCGACAGGTGTAAAAGCTCTCTGGGCAAGGCTTTCCGGCAGATACGACATTATGCGTGCTGAACACACGCAGGCCGCAGAAGCGGATAAAATCCGTGACCAGGCGGAACTGCAAAAACTGATTGAATGGCAACTCGGTGAAAGACGCGGCTTAGAGGAAGAGTTTTGCACCCTCAAAGAACAACACGCGGTTCGTCTGGCGAAACTGCATCGCGAGAATGCTTTTGACCTTAACGAACAGGTGCTTGGTGTCGATCTGTTGGCAGATCCTGCCCAAGCGCTTTTACTGCCCGAAGAAGACCAACTCTATACGGCGCAACAAGTCCGGCAATCGCCGATTAAAATTCTGGATATTATCACTGATAAAAAGTCCGAGTTTAACCGCCGTGATATCCTGCGCGGGCTGGCGAATTATATCGATGATCCGTTAGCCTTACGCACCGCCTCCGATGCGGTTTTGCGCTCGAAAGAACTAGTCGAGATTAAAAGTGATCCGCTACCGATTTATTCAACGCGGGAAATGGAGGGGCTTAAAAGCGGGCTCACGCATGACACAAAAAGCATGGTCGATGAAAACACTCATGGCGTGAAACCTGCCCACACGCATGACGCCATCAAACGCCAAAATGCGATTTTGCAAAAACTGCACGGGGCAAGCCTGAGCGATGAACAACACGCGGCGATAATTCATATTCTAAATCCAGAACGAATAAGCGCCGCTATCGGTCTGGCCGGGACCGGCAAAAGCACCATGCTTGCCGCCGCGCATGAGGCTTGGGCAAAACAAGGCTATCAGGTTTTTGGTGCGGCATTGTCCGGTAAAGCTGCCGATGGTCTGCAAAATGCCTCCGGCATTATCAGCCGCACCTTGGCCTCGATGGAAATGAGCTGGAAGAACGGCTACAACCAATTAAAACCTGGCGATGTTCTGGTGATTGATGAAGCCGGAATGATTGGCACACACCAAATGAACCGTATTGTCGAGCACACCAAGAAATACGGTGCAAAGCTTGTTCTTGTCGGCGATCCAGAACAATTACAGCCCATCAATGCCGGAACACCGTTTAAAGATATTGCTGAAAACATTGGCGCGGCAAAACTCACAGAAATCCGCCGCCAGAAATCAGACTGGCAGCGCCAAGCCTCGCTTGATCTGGCAACGGGCAATACCGGAAAGGCGATAGATGCCTATCAAAAGCACGGCGCGGTCAAAACGACCAAAAGCCAAGATGACGCCATTGCCGCGTTGGTGCAGGATTATATGGTTGATATCGAAACACGCGGCGACAACGCCTCACGGCTGGCCTTCGCCCATCGCCGCAAAGATGTACATGCTATCAATCAGGCTGTTCGTATGGCGCGCAAATCAAGCGGTGAACTGGTCGATGAGCATTATTTTAAAACCACTCATGGCAAGCGCGCCTTCGCCCCGAATGATCGCATTATCTTCACCAAAAACGATACTGACCTTGGCGTAAAGAATGGTGCGTTAGCGACGATTGAAAAAGTCACCAAAGACAAAATATTCGTTACCCTTGATGGTTCCAGCAACGGCAAACCGCGCCGCCTGACCTTTTCGCCAAATCAATACGCATCCATTGATCACGGCTACGCCACCACCATCCACAAAAGCCAGGGCGCAACCGTGGATAGGTCATTAGTCTTATCGTCGCGAACGCTGGATAAACACCTAACCTACGTCGCCCTCACAAGGCATAAACACGAAACTCGCATCTATGGTGACGGCGACAATATGCCAAGAATGAAGCGGGAGCAGAGGCCGGATAGAGGAGGGATTTTACGGTTGGATCGGTAA
- the mobC gene encoding plasmid mobilization relaxosome protein MobC, producing the protein MMESKKLQENKAAGKAFAGASAPRDEAPAKAPRVTLRLTEDELAQLKHLSAGMSVSAYIRKCLFGGDGAPRKIRLRAPVKDQEALGRVLGLLGQSRIANNLNQLAYDANSGTLLLDQQSEDQINEAYAYVRSMRLDLTQALGIGGQTQH; encoded by the coding sequence ATGATGGAGAGCAAAAAGCTTCAGGAAAACAAGGCCGCTGGCAAGGCTTTCGCGGGGGCTTCTGCACCGAGGGATGAAGCGCCAGCCAAAGCGCCACGTGTGACATTGCGCCTAACGGAAGATGAATTGGCGCAACTAAAACACTTATCGGCGGGAATGTCGGTGAGCGCCTATATTCGCAAGTGTCTGTTTGGCGGGGATGGTGCGCCACGCAAGATAAGACTTCGCGCTCCCGTCAAAGATCAGGAGGCTTTAGGACGAGTGTTGGGATTGTTGGGGCAATCGCGGATTGCCAATAATCTGAACCAACTTGCCTATGACGCCAATAGCGGCACGTTACTGCTGGATCAACAGAGCGAAGACCAGATTAATGAAGCCTATGCCTATGTGCGCTCGATGCGGCTTGATCTGACGCAGGCGCTCGGTATCGGCGGGCAGACGCAACATTGA
- a CDS encoding RES family NAD+ phosphorylase, whose product MIEGPRDRKLIDTLEVLDAQTFEGIVWRVTRDGRDPTLFFGGGNRWDDGTFDVLYTSLDKEGALAEMKFHVSRGQPITPTKIKFRLHELKVRVDGLLDLTAASLLANLGVDRTTFGKLPYLDRHGEYETCQKIAETAHFLGSDDPDDPSGILVPNARHKGNNLVIFGDYVSPEDIVHTEDHGVIDWSTV is encoded by the coding sequence ATGATTGAAGGACCCAGGGATCGAAAGCTCATAGACACTCTGGAAGTGCTCGACGCCCAGACCTTCGAAGGAATTGTTTGGCGTGTTACACGTGACGGACGCGATCCAACACTCTTTTTCGGTGGGGGTAACCGTTGGGACGATGGGACATTCGACGTCCTTTACACCTCCTTAGACAAAGAAGGAGCGCTCGCGGAAATGAAGTTTCACGTAAGCCGCGGGCAGCCCATCACACCTACAAAGATCAAGTTTCGGCTTCATGAACTGAAGGTGCGCGTGGATGGGCTGTTGGATCTGACCGCCGCTTCCCTGCTCGCAAACCTTGGCGTTGATCGCACCACTTTTGGGAAACTGCCTTACCTTGATCGCCACGGTGAATATGAGACCTGTCAGAAGATTGCGGAAACAGCACATTTTCTCGGATCAGATGACCCCGATGATCCCTCAGGCATTCTTGTACCGAACGCACGTCACAAAGGGAACAATCTGGTTATATTTGGCGACTATGTAAGTCCAGAGGACATCGTACACACCGAGGATCATGGTGTTATTGACTGGTCGACGGTCTGA
- a CDS encoding ABC transporter ATP-binding protein translates to MFRRTASVDPRAGLGAIARITRMAFRYRVSAGLALAATVAAVVMQLSIPVILGRAVDQTQAVAAARAEPETLYPIALLLFIASVARGIFTLVQNYTAEAVGHALARDIRNAVYGKIQSLPFSFHDRTHSGDLITVGMLDLEGVRMFFSTALVRTVLLGLLIGLGATLLLSTDLTLGLLALSFVPFAGWRSTVMRLALRRTWLLLQERLGVLSQVMEENLAGIRVVRAFASSQFEMEKFEVASRSALELSHERIETRVKNTAAMTLAFFVSMGLVLYFGGRQVASGDITLGTLATFLTFMTILQMPVRQLGMMVNGYARASTCGARLFALIDHEAEIDNAPGAQDLKITNGTLKLENVSFAYEGNTDLQAVSGISFEAHRGETVGIVGPPGSGKSTLMHLIPRFYDPTHGCISIDGQDIRGATLSSVRQAVAVVQQDSFLFTTSIENNIAYASPFTETREIRGVAESAQLHDYILGLPGSYGTIVGERGVSLSGGQRQRLSIARTLMMKPAVLIFDDSTAAIDAGTENRIRTALKAYAKDRVTLIVAHRLASLMHADRILFLEKGRIIEQGSHEELLKLGGRYRDLHDLQMRPNAEMLAGKMDI, encoded by the coding sequence ATGTTTCGCCGCACAGCCAGTGTTGATCCGCGGGCAGGCCTTGGTGCCATCGCCCGCATCACGCGGATGGCGTTTCGCTACCGCGTCAGCGCAGGTTTGGCATTGGCGGCAACTGTGGCGGCGGTTGTGATGCAGCTGTCGATCCCTGTCATCCTCGGGCGCGCGGTGGATCAGACCCAGGCAGTGGCTGCGGCCAGGGCCGAGCCTGAAACACTTTACCCGATTGCATTGCTTTTGTTCATTGCCAGCGTCGCACGCGGGATATTCACCCTTGTCCAGAACTACACTGCGGAAGCCGTCGGACATGCGCTGGCGCGCGACATCCGAAATGCGGTTTATGGAAAAATCCAGAGCCTGCCGTTTTCGTTTCACGACCGCACCCATTCGGGCGATCTGATCACCGTCGGCATGCTGGATCTGGAAGGCGTGCGGATGTTTTTTTCAACCGCGCTGGTGCGCACTGTTCTGCTGGGCCTGTTGATCGGGCTTGGGGCAACGCTGCTGCTCTCAACTGATCTGACGCTCGGCCTGCTGGCACTGTCATTCGTGCCTTTTGCGGGCTGGCGCAGCACGGTCATGCGGCTGGCTCTGCGCCGGACCTGGCTTTTGTTACAGGAACGGCTGGGCGTTCTCAGCCAGGTGATGGAGGAAAACCTGGCCGGTATTCGCGTGGTGCGGGCCTTTGCCTCGTCACAGTTTGAAATGGAAAAGTTTGAGGTGGCGTCCAGATCAGCGCTGGAACTCAGCCATGAAAGGATCGAAACCCGCGTCAAGAACACAGCTGCGATGACGCTGGCATTCTTTGTCTCCATGGGACTGGTGCTGTATTTCGGCGGACGCCAGGTCGCATCAGGAGACATCACGCTGGGCACTCTGGCCACTTTCCTGACCTTCATGACCATCCTGCAGATGCCGGTACGCCAGTTGGGCATGATGGTGAATGGCTACGCGCGCGCATCAACCTGTGGCGCGCGACTGTTCGCCCTGATCGATCACGAAGCCGAAATCGACAACGCACCGGGCGCGCAGGATCTGAAGATCACCAACGGCACGCTGAAGCTTGAAAATGTCAGCTTTGCCTATGAGGGGAACACAGACCTGCAGGCAGTTTCTGGCATCAGCTTCGAGGCGCATCGGGGCGAGACGGTCGGCATTGTCGGCCCGCCCGGCTCGGGAAAATCAACTTTGATGCATCTGATCCCACGGTTCTACGATCCCACACATGGCTGCATCAGCATTGACGGGCAGGACATTCGCGGCGCCACCCTGTCGTCGGTGCGTCAGGCTGTCGCTGTTGTTCAGCAGGACAGCTTCCTGTTCACCACGTCAATCGAGAACAACATCGCCTATGCCAGTCCCTTCACCGAGACGCGCGAGATCCGCGGTGTCGCAGAATCCGCGCAACTGCATGACTACATCCTGGGTTTACCGGGCAGTTACGGCACCATTGTCGGCGAACGCGGTGTGTCCCTGTCCGGCGGTCAGCGCCAGCGTCTATCGATCGCGCGTACGCTGATGATGAAGCCGGCGGTCTTGATCTTTGACGATTCAACAGCTGCAATTGATGCCGGCACAGAAAACCGTATCCGCACCGCACTTAAGGCATATGCAAAAGATCGCGTCACCCTGATCGTGGCCCATCGGCTGGCCAGCCTGATGCACGCCGATAGAATTCTGTTTCTGGAAAAGGGCCGGATCATTGAACAAGGCAGTCATGAGGAATTGCTGAAACTGGGAGGGCGCTATCGCGACTTGCACGATTTGCAGATGCGCCCCAATGCCGAGATGCTGGCCGGGAAGATGGATATATGA
- a CDS encoding ABC transporter ATP-binding protein — protein MSQTNPGSEKKPGEALDPHDDESPRMRAVVGSDRIEEEIFGRVFDGKVTQRILQFVRPYKRNVIISVAAVVTFTGSQLTIPLLIRYAIDNGMAPGAPPSILLGIVALFAIIVAINFIASRVQELVTGRMAEDVLFDIRRAMFGHLQRVSLSFMDKTEVGRLMSRLQGDVNSMQEFLETSVLAIGDLLLLFGIVAVMLWLDWQLALMVLTVIPVLFAVRILWLTRARAAFMAAHEANSITNGALAEAIHGVRAVQAMDRANLNAELYGQLVDTTYKAQLRASKLSQIMIPIVDTLTGSAMAVVALAGGLMVVSGRIEVGVMVAFLFYIQRFFDPIRSLTMQYSVMQRAMASGHRLTEVLDVEVDVNDAPDATPLGDGDDGSVEFRNVTFGYNPQHPVLKDVSFRVNSGETVALVGPTGSGKSSSMALIHRFYDVQDGAVLVGGRDVRDVTQQSLGRHIAMVLQEPYLFTGTVRENIRYATHWADEAAVVEAARAVGAHDFIEALPQGYDTMLAERGSNLSLGQRQLLSFARALLTDAKILIMDEATANIDSYTEMQIQKALQRLLEGRTGLVIAHRLATIRNADRILVLQQGRLIEQGDHDTLIQHGGLYAQLYQLNYASFDDLPDNLSAEDRALAT, from the coding sequence ATGAGCCAGACAAATCCCGGAAGCGAGAAAAAACCCGGTGAAGCGCTCGACCCGCACGACGATGAAAGCCCGCGTATGCGCGCAGTTGTCGGATCGGACCGCATCGAGGAAGAGATCTTCGGACGGGTGTTCGACGGCAAGGTCACTCAGCGGATCTTGCAGTTTGTCCGTCCCTACAAGCGCAATGTGATCATTTCCGTTGCCGCCGTCGTTACATTTACCGGCTCTCAGCTGACAATCCCGCTGTTGATCCGCTATGCCATCGACAATGGAATGGCACCGGGTGCGCCGCCATCAATATTGCTTGGAATCGTCGCACTCTTTGCCATCATCGTCGCCATCAATTTTATCGCCTCGCGTGTCCAGGAACTCGTCACCGGCAGAATGGCCGAGGACGTTCTGTTCGATATAAGGCGCGCCATGTTCGGCCATTTGCAACGCGTGTCACTCTCATTCATGGACAAAACCGAGGTCGGGCGGCTGATGTCGCGTTTGCAGGGCGATGTGAACTCGATGCAGGAATTTCTTGAAACCTCGGTGCTGGCGATAGGTGATCTGCTGCTCCTGTTCGGGATCGTGGCGGTGATGCTCTGGCTCGACTGGCAACTGGCGTTGATGGTCCTGACGGTGATCCCGGTCCTGTTCGCGGTTCGCATCCTGTGGCTGACCCGGGCCCGCGCCGCTTTCATGGCCGCCCATGAGGCAAACTCCATCACCAATGGTGCCCTGGCCGAGGCGATTCACGGCGTGCGTGCCGTTCAGGCTATGGACCGCGCCAATTTGAATGCCGAACTTTACGGGCAACTCGTTGACACCACTTACAAGGCCCAGTTAAGGGCCTCAAAACTGTCGCAGATCATGATCCCGATTGTCGACACTCTGACAGGCAGCGCGATGGCCGTTGTGGCCCTGGCCGGTGGCCTGATGGTGGTGTCGGGGCGGATCGAGGTCGGCGTCATGGTGGCGTTCCTGTTCTACATCCAGCGCTTCTTTGACCCGATCCGCTCGCTGACAATGCAATATTCGGTGATGCAGCGCGCCATGGCCTCCGGTCACCGGCTGACCGAGGTTCTCGACGTCGAAGTCGATGTCAATGACGCCCCCGATGCGACGCCGCTTGGGGATGGCGACGATGGTTCGGTCGAATTCCGCAATGTGACCTTCGGCTACAATCCGCAGCATCCCGTGCTCAAAGATGTCAGTTTCCGGGTGAATTCCGGGGAGACGGTGGCGTTGGTCGGCCCTACCGGGTCCGGAAAATCAAGCTCGATGGCGCTGATACACCGGTTCTATGACGTCCAGGACGGTGCGGTTCTGGTTGGCGGGCGCGATGTGCGGGACGTCACACAACAGAGCCTTGGACGCCATATCGCAATGGTGCTGCAGGAGCCCTATCTGTTCACCGGCACAGTGCGGGAAAACATCCGCTACGCCACCCATTGGGCTGATGAGGCGGCAGTGGTTGAAGCTGCACGTGCCGTCGGCGCCCATGATTTTATCGAGGCCCTGCCACAGGGTTACGACACAATGCTGGCAGAGCGTGGAAGCAATTTGAGCCTTGGGCAACGCCAGCTGCTGAGTTTTGCCCGGGCGCTGCTGACCGATGCGAAAATTCTGATAATGGACGAGGCTACCGCCAACATCGACAGCTATACCGAAATGCAGATTCAAAAAGCGCTGCAGCGGCTGCTGGAAGGGCGCACCGGCCTGGTCATCGCCCATCGTCTCGCCACTATCCGCAATGCCGACCGCATCCTGGTGCTGCAGCAGGGCCGGCTGATAGAGCAGGGCGACCACGATACACTCATCCAGCATGGTGGCCTTTACGCGCAACTCTATCAACTCAACTATGCCAGCTTCGACGATCTGCCCGACAATCTGTCCGCCGAAGACCGCGCACTCGCCACCTGA
- a CDS encoding NYN domain-containing protein, whose amino-acid sequence MLTRNRPLYAVLIDADNIPAKHAEPILKEIATLGELALRRVYGDWSSEKLRSWAETVREHGLVAHQETANTKGKNASDIGLVIDAMDILHAGRFDGFVLVSSDSDFTALANRIREQGLEVIGIGERKTPESLRNVCNRFVLIENIIDEPALARDGIQNKSNKLPAKNAAPLIIAAMEKIEQDDDWYTLSALGSHIMAANSDFDTRTYGYRKLSDLIGSLNRFEIRKIGQVLSVRHVGKAS is encoded by the coding sequence ATGCTCACACGAAACCGCCCGCTTTATGCAGTCCTGATCGACGCAGACAACATTCCAGCAAAACATGCTGAACCAATCTTAAAAGAGATTGCCACGCTCGGTGAACTGGCGTTGCGACGCGTTTATGGTGACTGGTCCAGCGAGAAACTTCGAAGTTGGGCCGAAACCGTTCGTGAACACGGCCTGGTTGCACATCAGGAAACAGCCAATACAAAAGGCAAGAATGCCAGTGATATTGGCTTGGTAATAGATGCGATGGATATTTTACATGCAGGCCGTTTCGATGGGTTTGTTCTGGTGAGTTCTGACAGCGACTTTACAGCGCTTGCCAACCGTATACGTGAACAGGGCCTGGAGGTAATTGGCATTGGTGAACGCAAGACTCCTGAAAGCCTTCGCAATGTCTGTAACCGGTTTGTGCTGATCGAAAATATAATCGACGAACCGGCCCTCGCCAGGGATGGGATACAGAACAAAAGCAACAAGCTTCCCGCAAAAAATGCGGCTCCACTGATTATTGCTGCAATGGAGAAAATTGAACAGGATGATGACTGGTATACGCTTTCCGCTCTGGGCAGCCACATCATGGCTGCAAACTCAGATTTTGATACGCGCACTTACGGGTACAGAAAACTCAGCGATCTTATTGGCAGTCTTAACCGGTTTGAAATCCGCAAGATTGGGCAAGTCTTATCTGTTCGGCACGTTGGCAAGGCGAGCTGA